One window of Nostoc sp. C052 genomic DNA carries:
- a CDS encoding AarF/ABC1/UbiB kinase family protein: MGQYQPTQLKLYNPDAIARYYSYRPWLAWGRLLRIISSFAGFIFNLKWDEWQDRVEQNKGKRAIQLRELLTNLGPTFIKVGQALSTRPDLIRKDFLEELIKLQDQLPPFDNATAYQIIETELDRPIHESFSELSPNPVAAASLGQVYRGRLVSGEEVAVKVQRPNLHPVITRDLYLMRWAASWLAPWLPLNLGHDLTLIVDEFGTKLFEEIDYINEGRNAEKFASNFRNDPQVKVPGIYWRYTNTHVLTLEWIDGFKLTDTQHIREIGLDPEAIIQIGVTSGLQQLLEYGFFHADPHPGNLFAVPDGRMAYIDFGMMDQLEESTKETLVDALVHLVNKDYTDLAEDFVKLGFLTPDTNICPIVPALEAVLGNAIGKNVKDFNFKTITDEFSELMYEYPFRVPAKFALIIRSLVTQEGIALSLNPDFKIVEVGYPYIARRLLTGESPELRRRLLNVLFKDGKFQWQRLENLIAIARTDNNFDVLPTAQMGFQYLMSEEGKFLRRQLVLALTEDDRLHTEDVQRLWNLVKDDLKPDRLFNVAIGILTELSREGAAAILPKATLLGSFAENQSTNKN, from the coding sequence GTGGGTCAGTATCAACCTACTCAGCTAAAACTCTATAATCCAGATGCGATCGCTCGCTACTATAGTTACCGTCCCTGGTTAGCCTGGGGGCGACTGCTGAGAATTATCTCCTCTTTTGCAGGATTTATATTCAATCTGAAGTGGGACGAATGGCAAGATCGAGTTGAGCAGAACAAGGGTAAACGAGCTATCCAGTTGCGAGAACTGCTCACCAACCTCGGCCCGACTTTTATTAAAGTTGGTCAAGCCCTCTCCACCAGACCAGACCTCATACGCAAAGATTTTTTAGAAGAACTGATCAAGTTACAAGATCAGTTACCACCTTTCGATAATGCGACCGCTTACCAGATAATTGAAACTGAACTAGACCGCCCCATTCACGAAAGCTTTAGCGAACTCTCACCTAATCCAGTAGCGGCTGCTAGCTTAGGTCAAGTTTATCGGGGTCGTCTAGTTAGCGGCGAAGAAGTTGCCGTAAAGGTGCAACGCCCCAACTTACACCCGGTAATCACACGCGACCTATATCTGATGCGTTGGGCGGCAAGTTGGCTAGCTCCTTGGTTGCCTTTAAATCTCGGCCATGACCTGACTTTAATTGTGGACGAGTTTGGCACGAAGTTATTTGAAGAAATTGACTATATTAATGAAGGCCGCAACGCCGAGAAATTTGCCAGCAACTTTCGCAACGACCCGCAAGTAAAAGTTCCAGGCATTTACTGGCGTTACACCAATACCCACGTTTTAACCCTGGAATGGATTGATGGCTTTAAGCTGACGGATACTCAACACATCCGCGAAATAGGTTTAGACCCAGAAGCAATTATCCAAATTGGCGTTACCTCAGGATTGCAACAGCTTTTAGAATATGGCTTCTTCCATGCTGACCCTCATCCTGGTAACTTGTTTGCCGTGCCTGATGGTCGTATGGCTTACATTGATTTCGGTATGATGGATCAGTTGGAAGAAAGCACCAAAGAAACACTGGTAGATGCGCTAGTGCATTTGGTGAATAAAGACTACACCGACTTAGCCGAAGACTTTGTAAAATTAGGGTTTCTGACTCCAGACACGAATATTTGTCCGATAGTGCCAGCATTAGAAGCAGTACTAGGAAACGCTATTGGTAAAAATGTCAAGGATTTTAACTTCAAAACTATTACCGATGAATTTTCGGAACTGATGTACGAATATCCTTTCCGAGTCCCGGCGAAGTTTGCTTTGATTATTCGTTCCCTGGTAACTCAAGAAGGTATTGCCCTGAGCCTCAACCCAGATTTCAAAATTGTGGAAGTGGGTTATCCCTACATAGCGCGGCGGTTGCTGACAGGGGAATCACCGGAATTACGACGACGATTATTGAATGTGTTGTTCAAAGATGGTAAATTTCAGTGGCAGCGATTAGAGAATTTAATTGCGATCGCACGTACCGATAACAACTTTGATGTATTGCCCACAGCTCAGATGGGATTCCAATACTTAATGTCGGAAGAAGGCAAGTTTCTGAGGCGACAGTTAGTGCTTGCTCTCACCGAAGATGACCGCCTCCATACCGAAGATGTCCAACGCCTGTGGAACCTGGTTAAAGATGACTTAAAACCAGATCGTTTATTCAATGTAGCGATCGGTATTTTAACAGAGTTATCCAGAGAGGGTGCCGCTGCTATCCTCCCAAAAGCTACATTACTTGGATCTTTTGCTGAAAACCAGTCAACAAATAAAAACTAA
- a CDS encoding Npun_R2821/Npun_R2822 family protein gives MSRGIYIVANDRVIDNAIALLNSIRYYDQEVTVYLIPFNDNYHKVAEQLATLHNVQIFPDLELIDTFTKRIGEIFDRDFLALPNKMRKLVAWFGPLDEFIYIDTDIVVFEKIADNLDKLSEVDFFCCDYHHANDKLRNIFSPFVKEQQIFSDAQLQDVFNSGFWASRKGIITEQQMDETLRECATHREYFDFSEGVTDQPILNYLVLKLIAKRGNLVKIPGGGPGSWAGSQNFQQREYALYDRGQRLKYLHWAGTRMKTGSPYWQLWEHYRYLHEGKFAFIPKLTRRLFPFVVART, from the coding sequence ATGAGTAGGGGCATTTATATAGTTGCCAATGATCGAGTTATCGATAATGCTATTGCTTTACTTAATAGCATTCGTTACTATGACCAAGAAGTTACCGTTTATCTCATACCTTTTAATGACAATTATCACAAAGTAGCCGAACAACTTGCTACCTTACACAACGTCCAAATTTTTCCAGATTTAGAACTTATTGATACATTTACCAAACGCATCGGAGAAATTTTTGATCGCGATTTCCTCGCCTTACCCAACAAAATGCGTAAATTGGTAGCGTGGTTTGGGCCTTTAGATGAATTTATTTATATTGATACGGATATTGTCGTTTTTGAAAAAATCGCCGACAATTTAGACAAACTTTCAGAAGTCGATTTCTTCTGTTGTGATTACCATCATGCTAATGACAAGCTGCGAAATATCTTTTCCCCATTTGTCAAAGAGCAGCAAATTTTTTCCGATGCCCAACTTCAAGATGTTTTCAACAGCGGTTTTTGGGCTTCGAGAAAAGGAATTATTACCGAACAACAGATGGATGAAACTTTGCGCGAGTGTGCAACGCATCGCGAATATTTTGATTTTTCTGAAGGAGTTACAGACCAACCAATTTTAAATTATCTTGTTCTCAAACTAATTGCCAAACGTGGAAATCTCGTCAAAATTCCTGGGGGAGGCCCTGGTAGTTGGGCAGGTTCGCAAAATTTCCAACAGCGAGAATATGCTCTCTATGACCGAGGACAGAGACTAAAATATCTGCACTGGGCTGGTACACGGATGAAAACTGGTAGTCCTTATTGGCAATTATGGGAACACTATCGCTATCTCCATGAGGGTAAATTCGCTTTTATCCCCAAACTGACTCGCCGTTTATTTCCCTTTGTTGTTGCCCGCACTTAA
- a CDS encoding Npun_R2821/Npun_R2822 family protein, which yields MIDGIYILANDVVYDQLIALLNSIEANAGRKIPICILPYNNRLDKVKAEIASRDNITLFEDADSIAYWDNFATQIWKNYPRAQKTWREWGFPELYELPMHRKFCAVDGPFDRFIYFDADTLLMGPVDYVYEKLDNYDWVVNDFQYKSDLKFIFDGSPELMQQVFKSDNLQSKVFCAGWFATKKNVFSATVRAELIEKLTAGEADVMAFLAPDQSLFNYMVLRSGISYYNFAFYDCEQATGNHWSSQFDAVDNILYDQGRRLTYIHYMSISSSNFTQLCAGEDANIPYRDVFLHYRYLKSPEQRPKSFRSQSPLVRLKKTTTSFFNQKINNIKLNYRNLKDRITK from the coding sequence ATGATTGATGGCATTTACATCTTAGCCAATGATGTTGTCTATGACCAATTGATTGCGTTGCTCAACAGTATAGAAGCTAATGCTGGTAGGAAAATTCCTATTTGTATACTTCCATATAATAATCGGTTAGACAAGGTAAAAGCAGAGATTGCATCTAGAGATAATATCACTTTGTTTGAAGATGCTGATTCCATCGCTTATTGGGATAACTTTGCTACTCAGATATGGAAAAATTATCCTAGAGCGCAAAAAACTTGGCGAGAGTGGGGCTTTCCAGAACTCTATGAGTTACCAATGCACCGGAAATTTTGTGCTGTGGATGGCCCCTTTGATAGATTTATTTATTTTGATGCAGATACGTTGTTAATGGGGCCCGTAGATTATGTATATGAAAAATTAGATAATTATGATTGGGTAGTCAATGATTTTCAGTATAAGTCTGATTTGAAATTTATTTTTGATGGTTCACCAGAGCTTATGCAGCAAGTTTTTAAATCAGATAATTTGCAATCTAAAGTATTTTGTGCTGGTTGGTTTGCTACTAAGAAAAATGTTTTTTCTGCAACTGTCAGAGCCGAGTTAATTGAAAAGTTAACAGCAGGTGAAGCTGATGTCATGGCTTTTTTAGCACCTGACCAATCTTTATTTAACTACATGGTATTGAGAAGTGGAATTTCTTATTATAACTTTGCTTTTTATGACTGCGAACAGGCAACTGGTAATCACTGGAGTTCTCAATTTGATGCAGTAGATAATATCCTCTATGACCAAGGACGGCGGCTGACTTATATACACTATATGAGTATCAGTTCCTCAAACTTTACTCAACTTTGTGCTGGTGAAGATGCTAATATTCCATATCGAGATGTGTTTTTGCATTATAGGTATTTAAAATCGCCAGAGCAAAGACCAAAAAGCTTTAGGTCTCAGAGTCCGCTAGTACGTCTGAAAAAGACTACTACAAGTTTTTTCAATCAGAAAATCAATAATATTAAGCTTAACTATCGTAATTTAAAGGATAGAATTACTAAATAA